In bacterium, the following are encoded in one genomic region:
- a CDS encoding uroporphyrinogen decarboxylase family protein, producing MTSRERVKKVLNFEVPDRPAIDLGSTRMTGISAWIYRELKRRLGIKSDEVKVFDLSQMLAEVELQVLDRLRCDFVMLPMQSLKFELKYGDWKDYTFWDGQTFKVPSEFNPRVTEEGTLLIGDTPNWKKETRRMPKGCRYLDRIEYPDIKTVDFDISHIDKKDWVFSKPLSGEFLKTEENNAKILKQSTDKAIVSSGGISGAWGMPAGYGGVIGWGIKMALDPNHAKEYMMAEAEALSKRIKLYLEAVGNYIDIIVVSGTDFGAQKKEQFNPELFKEFFVPAWKIVTDTIHKFDDIKIFIHSCGCVKDLIPYFIDAGVDIYNPVQWSADNMDREELKKEFGNKIVFWGGAVNTQKTFPFGTPDEVRKEVRETINILGRDGGYVVNPVHNIQADVPVENIIALYETAKNYRYG from the coding sequence ATGACATCAAGAGAAAGAGTAAAAAAAGTATTGAATTTTGAGGTGCCTGACAGGCCTGCTATTGATCTTGGGTCAACAAGAATGACAGGTATTTCCGCATGGATATACAGAGAGCTAAAGAGACGACTAGGAATAAAATCTGATGAAGTTAAAGTATTTGATTTAAGCCAGATGCTTGCAGAAGTTGAGTTACAAGTTCTTGATAGATTAAGGTGCGATTTTGTTATGTTGCCAATGCAGAGCCTAAAATTTGAATTAAAATATGGTGATTGGAAAGATTACACATTCTGGGATGGACAAACATTTAAAGTTCCAAGTGAATTTAACCCAAGGGTTACAGAAGAGGGTACTTTACTTATAGGAGATACTCCCAATTGGAAAAAAGAAACTCGCCGTATGCCCAAAGGATGCAGGTATCTTGATAGAATAGAATATCCTGACATTAAGACAGTAGATTTTGACATATCTCATATAGACAAAAAGGACTGGGTGTTTTCAAAACCTCTTTCAGGCGAATTTTTAAAAACAGAAGAAAATAATGCTAAAATATTAAAACAATCAACTGATAAGGCTATTGTGTCTTCAGGGGGAATATCGGGAGCATGGGGAATGCCAGCAGGATATGGAGGAGTTATAGGATGGGGAATAAAGATGGCTCTTGACCCAAATCATGCAAAAGAATATATGATGGCAGAAGCAGAAGCATTGTCCAAGCGTATAAAGTTATATTTAGAAGCAGTAGGTAATTATATTGATATTATAGTTGTAAGTGGTACTGATTTCGGAGCACAAAAAAAGGAACAATTTAATCCTGAATTATTTAAAGAATTCTTCGTGCCTGCATGGAAAATAGTAACAGATACAATACATAAATTTGATGATATAAAAATATTTATTCATTCATGCGGATGTGTGAAGGATCTCATCCCCTACTTTATTGATGCAGGTGTTGATATTTATAACCCGGTTCAGTGGTCTGCGGATAATATGGATCGAGAGGAGCTTAAAAAAGAGTTTGGGAACAAGATAGTATTCTGGGGCGGAGCAGTCAATACGCAAAAAACATTTCCTTTTGGTACACCTGATGAAGTGAGAAAAGAAGTGAGAGAAACTATTAATATACTCGGCAGAGATGGAGGCTATGTGGTAAATCCAGTACATAACATACAGGCAGATGTACCAGTTGAAAATATAATTGCATTGTATGAGACTGCAAAGAATTATAGATATGGTTAA
- a CDS encoding transketolase C-terminal domain-containing protein, translating into MRPAFNKTLVELAREDERIFLVLADIGFNAVEPFANEFPDRFFNVGVAEQDMTGIACGLALEGNIAFTYTIGNFVSIRCLEQVRNDVCYHNVNVKIIAIGGGVAYGALGSSHHCEQDLAIMRSLPNLIVLSPGDAVETRLLTRAIAAHNGPCYMRVGRGKELVVHKSDPDLEIGKAITMREGNDLTLISTGDMLPYVMDASESLEQNRINARVLSMHTIKPLDKEAIISAARQTGAIITIEEHNILGGLGGAVAEILVESDCHKVPFKRMGLNDAFCKKIGCQKYLRKEYGLSVEDIVNTATSVTGKKQ; encoded by the coding sequence ATGAGACCTGCATTTAATAAAACACTTGTTGAATTAGCAAGAGAGGATGAACGCATATTTCTGGTACTGGCAGATATTGGATTCAACGCAGTCGAACCGTTTGCAAACGAATTCCCTGACAGATTTTTTAACGTTGGTGTAGCCGAGCAGGATATGACAGGTATAGCGTGCGGATTGGCTCTGGAAGGCAATATTGCTTTTACTTATACAATAGGAAATTTTGTGAGTATTAGATGTCTTGAACAGGTGCGCAATGATGTATGTTATCACAATGTAAATGTCAAAATTATAGCAATAGGCGGCGGTGTTGCCTATGGAGCACTGGGCTCCTCTCATCATTGTGAACAGGATCTGGCGATTATGAGGTCATTGCCAAACTTAATAGTTCTCTCTCCTGGAGATGCTGTTGAAACAAGACTTCTAACGCGTGCAATAGCAGCACATAACGGGCCATGCTACATGAGAGTCGGAAGGGGTAAAGAACTTGTAGTTCATAAAAGTGACCCGGACCTAGAGATTGGTAAAGCAATTACTATGCGAGAGGGAAACGACTTAACATTAATTTCAACAGGAGATATGCTGCCCTATGTTATGGATGCTTCTGAGTCCTTAGAACAAAACAGAATTAATGCACGTGTCTTAAGTATGCATACAATTAAACCTTTAGATAAGGAAGCCATAATATCTGCTGCACGCCAGACAGGCGCTATTATAACAATAGAGGAACACAATATACTGGGTGGCTTGGGGGGCGCAGTGGCAGAAATTCTGGTTGAATCAGATTGTCATAAAGTCCCTTTCAAAAGGATGGGTTTAAATGATGCATTCTGCAAGAAAATTGGTTGCCAGAAATACCTGAGGAAGGAATATGGCTTATCAGTTGAGGATATTGTAAATACAGCAACATCAGTTACTGGTAAAAAACAATAA
- a CDS encoding polysaccharide deacetylase family protein has translation MICLTGDIHHGSLNTNEQKYIEITDDSEVKISCRYLKLLEKYGIKATFYVTGKTLDEEWEDFKPIADSELVEIGGHTYGGLPISNLYRAWCKITGKAPVSHSYTHGSCLQQKKDIQKMIDVVKTKAGKNIVSWRSHGLVFDENTYPLLAEMGVQMISDDPSWNKIYAEKTKEGLISHPMNVIMDHDHIYHAHRTKEYVDNMKENWPWPDDSTADSYTIEEWGRMVEKQVLDIEKKGGIATVLMHPICMYTSDNFKTAEKLFKIFSKYKTIWAREIPEYLK, from the coding sequence ATGATATGTTTGACTGGTGATATCCATCACGGCTCATTAAACACAAACGAGCAGAAATATATAGAAATTACGGATGACTCGGAAGTTAAGATATCCTGCAGATATCTTAAACTTCTGGAGAAATACGGAATAAAGGCAACCTTTTATGTAACAGGAAAAACGCTTGATGAAGAGTGGGAAGATTTTAAGCCGATAGCAGATTCAGAGCTAGTGGAAATTGGCGGTCATACTTATGGGGGATTGCCTATCAGTAATCTTTACAGAGCATGGTGTAAAATTACAGGAAAAGCACCTGTATCGCACAGTTATACACATGGTTCCTGCCTGCAGCAGAAAAAAGATATACAGAAGATGATAGATGTGGTGAAGACCAAGGCGGGCAAGAATATCGTGTCATGGCGCAGTCACGGTCTGGTTTTTGATGAAAACACCTATCCTTTGCTAGCGGAGATGGGAGTTCAAATGATTTCCGATGATCCGAGCTGGAACAAAATCTACGCTGAAAAGACGAAAGAGGGGCTGATTTCTCATCCTATGAATGTCATCATGGATCATGATCATATCTATCATGCTCATAGGACAAAGGAGTATGTTGATAATATGAAGGAAAACTGGCCCTGGCCTGATGACTCAACAGCTGACTCGTATACAATCGAAGAGTGGGGCAGGATGGTTGAGAAGCAGGTTCTTGATATTGAGAAAAAAGGAGGCATTGCAACAGTCCTCATGCATCCTATTTGTATGTATACCTCTGATAACTTCAAAACAGCTGAGAAACTTTTTAAGATTTTTTCCAAATATAAGACCATATGGGCTCGTGAAATTCCCGAGTATCTAAAATGA
- a CDS encoding transketolase — protein sequence MNSDKIEDYKKLATQIRVDVLKMIYKAKSAHIGASFSMADILAVLYGGIMKVNPSDPKWEDRDRYIQSKGHAAAGLYAVLAEKGFFPRDWLETYYQDGGHLMGHVWHKVPGVDVSSGALGHGLSMACGMAINGKYKKKQYRVFVMLSDGECDEGSVWEAIMFAPQHKLDNLVAIVDYNKLQALGTVKDVLDLAPLADKWRAFNWSVKEVDGHNYKEIDDALSSAPFEQGKPSCIIANTVKGKGVSYMENKVEWHYKSPDEEQLKQAFSELGVTE from the coding sequence ATGAATTCTGACAAGATTGAAGATTATAAAAAACTGGCTACTCAAATCAGAGTTGATGTTCTTAAGATGATCTATAAGGCAAAAAGCGCTCATATAGGCGCTTCTTTCTCAATGGCAGACATACTTGCAGTACTCTACGGAGGCATCATGAAGGTAAACCCATCCGATCCCAAATGGGAAGATCGTGATAGATATATCCAGAGCAAGGGACATGCAGCAGCAGGTCTTTATGCAGTGCTTGCAGAAAAAGGGTTTTTCCCAAGGGATTGGCTGGAAACCTATTATCAGGATGGAGGACATCTTATGGGGCATGTATGGCACAAAGTCCCTGGAGTAGATGTATCCAGTGGTGCTTTAGGTCATGGACTTTCCATGGCATGCGGAATGGCGATTAATGGAAAATATAAGAAGAAACAATATCGGGTTTTTGTTATGCTCAGTGACGGAGAATGTGATGAAGGTTCGGTATGGGAAGCAATTATGTTTGCTCCGCAGCATAAACTTGATAATCTTGTTGCTATAGTTGATTATAACAAACTTCAGGCGCTTGGCACAGTGAAGGATGTTCTTGATTTAGCTCCTCTTGCAGACAAATGGAGAGCGTTCAACTGGTCAGTAAAAGAAGTGGACGGACATAATTATAAAGAAATTGATGACGCATTATCAAGTGCTCCTTTTGAACAGGGAAAGCCAAGCTGCATTATAGCTAATACAGTAAAAGGAAAGGGTGTAAGTTATATGGAAAATAAAGTAGAGTGGCATTATAAAAGTCCGGATGAAGAGCAGTTAAAACAAGCTTTTTCAGAATTGGGGGTGACGGAATGA
- a CDS encoding dihydrodipicolinate reductase — protein sequence MDTIKIIQIGLGPLGQKITKYILKRRGLEIAGAVDSAPDKVGKDLGEICSIDKLGIQISKSLDIAMGNSKPDVALLTTVSDMERITPQIEEILSYRIPVVSTCEELSFPWETSPELAKRIDEAAKSHNVSVLGTGVNPGFLMDFLPIAMTGVCQDVKSIKVSRIQDASFRRIPFQKKIGAGLTLEEFEEKRKSGTLRHVGLTESMHMIASKMGWKLSRTEDILTPVVAEHDIKTDVMKISEGMARGVQQIGKGYVNGEQLITLEFRAAIGEKNSHDTIQIKGTPDINSTIEGGVNGDIATCAVTINAIKSILNTAPGLRTMADVPVVSFFDSLEGIS from the coding sequence GTGGATACTATTAAAATTATACAAATAGGGTTAGGCCCCCTTGGCCAAAAAATTACAAAATACATTCTGAAAAGAAGAGGACTTGAAATTGCAGGAGCAGTAGACTCTGCACCTGATAAGGTAGGCAAGGATTTAGGAGAGATCTGTTCTATCGACAAACTGGGTATACAGATTTCCAAGTCACTGGATATTGCAATGGGGAACTCCAAGCCTGATGTTGCCTTATTGACCACGGTCTCAGATATGGAAAGAATTACCCCGCAGATTGAAGAAATCCTCTCATACAGAATCCCCGTTGTTTCTACCTGTGAAGAATTATCATTCCCGTGGGAGACTTCTCCAGAACTGGCAAAAAGAATTGATGAAGCAGCAAAGTCCCACAATGTTTCAGTTCTTGGGACGGGCGTAAACCCTGGATTTCTTATGGATTTTCTGCCGATTGCAATGACAGGAGTTTGCCAGGATGTTAAAAGCATAAAGGTTTCAAGAATACAGGATGCTTCCTTTAGAAGAATTCCGTTTCAGAAAAAGATAGGTGCCGGGCTTACTTTGGAAGAATTTGAGGAGAAAAGGAAGTCTGGTACTCTGCGCCATGTCGGGCTTACGGAATCAATGCATATGATTGCAAGCAAAATGGGATGGAAACTCTCTAGAACAGAAGATATTCTTACACCTGTAGTCGCAGAACATGATATAAAAACAGATGTCATGAAGATATCCGAGGGTATGGCCCGAGGAGTCCAGCAGATTGGCAAGGGTTATGTTAACGGAGAACAGCTAATCACGCTTGAGTTCAGGGCAGCTATTGGCGAAAAAAACTCGCATGATACAATCCAGATAAAAGGAACTCCAGATATAAACTCAACAATAGAAGGAGGCGTTAACGGAGATATAGCCACATGTGCTGTAACTATAAATGCTATAAAATCAATTCTTAATACAGCCCCTGGTCTCAGAACAATGGCAGATGTGCCGGTGGTTTCTTTTTTTGACAGCTTGGAAGGGATTTCTTAA